The genomic DNA CTAAGATTGGCATCTCGACGCTGCAAAGCTACCGGGGTGCACAAATCTTTGAGGCGATCGGCTTAAATCAAACCGTGATCGATCGCTATTTCACCTGGACAGCATCGCGGATTGAGGGTGCGGATCTGGAAGTCATTGCAAAAGAGGCAGTGGCGCGGCACAGTCACGCATTCCCCGATCGGGAAGTCAACGGTCACACTTTGGATGTGGGCGGCGAGTATCAGTGGCGGAAAGAGGGTGAAGCGCATTTGTTCAGCCCGGAAACCATCCACGCTCTGCAAAAGTCCGTTCGTACCGCAAACTATGACCAGTACAAAACCTATGCCCGCTTAGTGAACGAGCAAAACCAGAAGCATTTTACCCTGCGCGGACTGCTCGACTTTAAGCCCAGACAGCCGATCCCGATCGAAGAAGTCGAACCGATCGGATCGATTATGGCTCGCTTTAAGACGGGGGCAATGAGCTACGGATCGATCTCTAAAGAGGCACACGAAGCACTGGCGATCGCCATGAACCGGATTGGCGGAAAATCCAACACCGGGGAAGGCGGCGAAGATCCCGAAAGATATACCTGGACGAACGATCGCGGAGATTCCAAAAATAGCGCGATCAAACAGGTAGCATCGGGTCGGTTTGGCGTAACGAGTCTTTATTTGTCGCAGGCAAAAGAGATTCAAATCAAAATGGCGCAGGGGGCGAAACCCGGCGAGGGTGGACAGTTGCCCGGACGCAAAGTGTATCCCTGGATTGCCAAAGTACGTCACTCGACTCCCGGTGTAGGTCTGATTTCGCCGCCACCGCACCACGACATTTACTCGATCGAAGATCTGGCAGAACTGATTCACGATCTGAAGAATGCTAACCGGAATGCGCGGATTAGCGTCAAACTGGTTTCCGAAGTAGGCGTTGGGACGATTGCTGCTGGTGTATCTAAAGCTCACGCTGATGTCGTTCTGATCTCTGGATTCGATGGCGGTACAGGCGCATCGCCGCAAACTTCGATCAAACACGCCGGGCTGCCGTGGGAATTGGGACTCGCCGAGACTCACCAAACGCTGGTGCTGAATAATCTGCGATCGCGTATCGTCGTGGAAACCGACGGACAAATGAAGACCGGACGCGATGTAGTGATTGCGGCATTGCTGGGCGCGGAGGAGTTTGGTTTTGCGACGGCTCCCCTGGTGACGCTGGGCTGTATCATGATGCGGGTTTGTCATCTGAATACCTGTCCGGCAGGCGTGGCAACGCAAGATCCACAGCTTCGGAAAAACTTTGTGGGTGATCCGGAACATACGGTGAACTTCATGAAGTTTATTGCCCAGGAAACGCGAGAACTGATGGCAGAACTCGGCTTCCGAACGCTCAACGAGATGGTCGGCAGAACGGATGTGCTGGAGGCTAAACAGGCGATCGACCACTGGAAGGCGAAAGGTCTGGATATTTCTAAGATTCTCTATCAGCCAGAAGTGGATGAAACGATCGGGAAATACTGCCAGATCCCCCAGGATCATGGTCTGGATAAATCTCTGGATATGACGGTGTTACTGGATCTATGTAAAGGGGCGATCGAAAACGGTGAATCCGTAAAAGCCACTTTGCCCATCAGGAATATTAACCGTGCGGTTGGCACAATTCTTGGCAATGAGATCACCAAACGCCACTGGCAGGGATTGCCCGAAAATACGGTTCATCTGAATTTCCAGGGCAGTGCTGGACAAAGCTTTGGGGCATTTGTGCCGAAGGGTGTGACGCTGGAACTAGAAGGCGATGCCAATGACTACTTTGGCAAAGGTTTAAGCGGTGGCAAGATCATCCTCTATCCGCCCAAGAACTCGACCTTTGTGGCAGAGGAAAACATCATCATCGGTAACGTTGCCCTCTATGGCGCGACCTCTGGCGAAGTGTACATTCGCGGCATTGCCGGAGAAAGATTCGGCGTTCGTAACTCTGGTGTCACTGCCGTCGTAGAAGCGGTGGGCGATCACGGCTGCGAATACATGACGGGCGGTAAGGTCGTTGTTCTGGGAACCACCGGACGCAACTTTGCAGCAGGCATGAGCGGCGGCGTCGCTTACATTCTGGACGAAGCAGGTGATTTTGCGGTGCGCTGCAACAAGCAGATGGTCGATCTGGAAACCCTGGACGATCCGGAAGAACTTGCCGAACTGCATCAAATTATCGAAAACCACGCTAATTACACCGGAAGCCAGAAAGCGATCGCCGTCCTGGAAAATTGGGAAGCGATGACCCCGAAATTTGTCAAAGTTATGCCCAGAGACTATAAGCGGGTCTTGCAAGCAATCAAGAATGCGATCGATGCCGGACTCAGTGGCGACGAAGCCCTGACCGCTGCCTTTGAAGAAAATGCCCGTGATGTTGCCCGAATTGGAGGAAGTTGAGACATGGGAAAACCGACTGGCTTTATTGAATTTCTGCGCGAACTGCCGACCGAACTGGCACCCCTCGATCGGATTCGCAACTGGGATGAATTCCACCTGCCCATGCCGGACGATCGCCTCCGCACCCAGGGGGCACGCTGTATGGACTGCGGCACGCCCTTCTGCCACACGGGAACGCTGATTAGCGGCATGGCAAGCGGTTGCCCGATCAACAACCTGATCCCCGAATGGAATGATCTGGTGTATCGCGGCTTGTGGCAGGAAGCACTCGATCGCCTCCACAAAACCAACAACTTCCCCGAATTTACCGGACGGGTATGCCCTGCGCCCTGCGAAGGTTCCTGCGTTCTGGGCATCCATAACCCCCCAGTGACGATCAAGAATATCGAATATTCGATCGTTGAAAAAGGTTGGGAGAATGGCTGGATTAACGCCGATCCGCCTGCCAAACGAACGGGCAAGAAAGTGGCGATTATCGGTTCCGGTCCCGCTGGACTGGCTGCGGCAGCACAACTGAATCGGGCGGGTCACTGGGTTACGGTGTACGAAAGAGCCGATCGCCCTGGTGGATTGCTGATGTATGGCATTCCGAATATGAAGCTGGACAAGGAACAGGTTGTTCTTCGTCGTTTAGAAATCCTGGAGAAGGAAGGCGTACAGTTCATCTGCAATACGGAAGTGGGCAAAGACTTACCTGCTGAAACATTGCTGAACGAATACGACGCTGTCGTTCTCTGCACAGGCGCAACCAAACCGCGTGATTTACCGATCGAAGGTCGTCCGCTCAAGGGAATCTACTTCGCAATGGAATTCCTGACGGGCAATACCAAAGCCGTTCTCGATGGACAGCCCGGAGAATCCTTTATCTCAGCGGCAGGAAAGGACGTGGTGATTATCGGCGGCGGCGACACGGGAACCGACTGCGTGGGAACCTCCATTCGTCACGGCTGCAACAGCGTCAACCAGCTTGAAATCATGCCCAAACCGCCTTCGGAACGGGCAGCAGACAACCCCTGGCCCGAGTGGCCCAAAGTCTACAAAATGGACTACGGGCAGGAAGAAGCGGCTGCCAAGTACGGCGGAGATCCGCGCCTCTATCTGCGAACTGCCACTCATTTTGAAGGCGATGAAAATGGCAACGTCAAAGCTGTTCACACCGTCGAAGTGCAGTGGGAGCGCAACGAAAAGGGACAGTTTATTCCCAAACAAATCCCTGGTACAGAGCAGGTAATTCCCGCCCAGCTTGTTCTCCTGGCAATGGGCTTCCTGGGTCCAGAACAACCGTTGCTGGATGCCCTCAAACTCGATCGCGATTCGCGCAGCAACGTCAAGGCAGACTACGGCTCCTACAACACCAGCATTCCGGGCGTATTTGCCGCAGGCGACTGTCGCAGAGGTCAAAGTCTCGTCGTTTGGGCAATCAACGAAGGACGGGGCGTGGCGCGGGAGTGCGATCGTTTCCTGATGGGCGTTACCGATCTGCCCTAAAACCCATCTCATGACTTCTCTTGTGGGGTGGGCATCTTGCCTGCCCTCCGAGATTGATCTATTCCAACGGGTGATTCATTCCCCAATTCTGACAACATCCCCGATCGATTAGGATAAGGTGCAGGAGTTTGATCCTTGCGCCTTTTTAATATTTCTAATAAAGCGATTGCCTGAATATGTCTTCTCTAACAATTCCAACCGCAACTTTGCCTTCCAATCAGTCTTACTCCAGCCATGCTCAGGCGCTGCGAAATGATCTGATTTCCTATGTGGAAGGTCTGGCGCAGCAAGGGGACTATCTGAAAATTCCGCTCGGCTTCGGATTGAAGGCTTACTTTGTTAACGATGCCGAAGCAGTACAGGAAATTCTGCTGAAGCAGGCAAAGAAGGTTGAAAAGCCTGGAAACGTCAAGCGAGTCGCAAAGGGTGTCTTTGGCGAAAACCTGTTTACGAGCGACGGAGAACTGTGGCAGCAGCTTCGATCGACCTTACAGCCAGCATTTCAGGCAAAGCGACTTAACGCCCAGGTCGAGATGATGGTAGATACAACGGAATCTGCGATCGCATCCTGGAAGATCGGACAGGTGGTAGATCTTTCCGCTGCCATGATGGATTTGACATTAGGCATCACGACTCAGGCTTTATTCGGGCAGGATTTACGCCATACGCCTGCTGCCGATTCCCTGCTGAGCTTCCTGGATTTATTTTCTGAACTGATTAGCAGCTTCCCGATTCCGCTCTGGATACCTACGCCCAAACATCTTGCGATCAAACACCACTTCCGCGTCATGAACAGCTATTTCCGAACGTGGGTGGCGGAACGAAAGCGATCGAGTCAGGATGGCGACGATGTGCTGTCCATGCTAGTTCAGGCACAGCAGGCAGATGCTTCCGGTCGTTTGAGCGATCAGCAGATCTGCAATGAGGTATCGAATTTGTTTGCCGCAGGTTATGAGGTCGTTGCCCATACGTTAGCCTTTAGCTGCTATCTGCTGACTCAATATCCAGATGTTGAAGCGCGACTGCGGGAAGAACTCGATCGGGTGTTGGGCGATCCGTCAAAGACGGCTGCGCGGAGCGGTCGCCCTATTACAGCAGCAGATTTGCCCCAACTTTCATACCTGGAACGGGTGATCAAGGAATCGATGCGTCTGTTGCCTGTTACCACCGTATTGAGTCGGCAAGTGATCGAGGAGATTCAGCTTCCTGGAGGTTATACCTTGCCCAAAGGCAGTCTGGTATTAATTTCTCCCTGGACATTGCAGCGACGATCGGATTACTTTCCTGACCCCCTGCAATTCAACCCCGACCGCTTTCAAAACCCGGACAACATTCCAAAATTCGCCTATTTGCCCTTTTCCGCAGGTCCGCGAGTCTGTATTGGCAATCTGCTGGCAATGATGCAGATGAAGGTCAATCTGGCGATTTTATTGCAGCAGTATCGCTTTTCGATCGCCCCCAATTACCAGTTCAAACCCATTTACCGCTTTAATACTCGCCCCCAGGGAGGCTTACCTGTCGTCATCGAGGAGCGATCGCGGCAAGGCGCAACGACAATCAATTAGAACAACAAATGAGAACGGCGGTACAGAAGCCTTCAAGCCTCGACGGGATAGCATGGCTGATCCTCTAAGCGATCGGACATGAAAGACTCGATCATTCTCGTTGCTTTGGGTTAATCGATCGCTTAAAAGTTATATGACGGTTGTGACGGTGCTTCTGTGAATCTTTCCAAACTACAGTAAACCGTATTCATAAAATTCATTACTAACCTTTACAGTTTCAGGTCTAAAAATTGTAGCGAGGAATGCAGTTTTAGCCAGATTGAATGACCTATGTTCATGTACACCGTGTGCTGAAATTTCTCTAAATCTCATCGTCGTTTGTTTTAACGACTATCTATTGTTCTGTGATTTAACGTTTTCTAAATCATTCTACGCCTCACTTAGTTTCTGTTCGCAGTTTTGTTGTTTGTACGCTATTTGGATCGGATGGGGCTATGCCAAAAACATTGTTTAAAGTTGACCTGACGAAGCCGATGGATCAGCAGGAATTGCCCGGTCATAACCGTTGGCATCCTGATATTCCCGCCGTGGTGTCTGTCAATCCTGGCGATGTGTTTCGGATTGAATGTAAGGACTGGACGGATGGGCAAATCAAAAACGATGATAGTTCAGACGATATTCGCGATGTGGATCTGACCGTCGTTCACGTTCTGAGCGGTCCCATTTGGGTAAACGGAGCGGAGCCAGGGGATATTCTCGTCGTAGACCTGCTCGATATTGGCGCACTCCAGGGCGATGAATGGGGCTTCACTGGAATTTTTGACCAGAAAAATGGCGGCGGCTTTCTCACGGATCATTTCCCCAATCCGGCGAAGGCAATCTGGGATTTCCAGGGAATCTACACCTCCTCGCGCCACATTCCAGGTGTCCGTTTCGCAGGCATTACCCACCCCGGTTTAATTGGCTGCGCCCCCTCCCACGAACTCCTGGCAACGTGGAATCAGCGGGAAGCAGAACTGGTGAGAACCGCACCCGATCGCCGTACCTATGGGGCTGGATTATCGGGAGATCAGCCCGTCCTTGCCGCCCTGCCCAACCCCCAAAACGCGATTCTGGGAACGCTGCCAAAGTCAGAATATGAGCGAGTCGCGGCTGAGGCTGCCCGCACGGTTCCGCCCCGTGAGCATGGTGGCAACTGCGATATTAAAAACCTGTCGCGCGGCACGCGGATTTACTTCCCGGTCTACGTGGAAGGTGCAAAACTCTCGATGGGCGATATTCACTTCTCCCAGGGAGACGGCGAAATCTCCTTCTGTGGGGCGATCGAGATGTCCGGCTATATCGATCTGCATGTGGACATTATCAAGGGTGGTGTCGAGAAATACGGCATGACGAATCCGATCTTTAAGCCGGGTCCCGTTGAACCTCGCTACTCTGAGTATCTGGTGTTTGAGGGCATTTCGGTAGATGAATTTACGGGCAAGCAGTACTACATGGATGTGCATATTGCCTATCGGCGGGCTTGTCTGAATGCGATCGAATATCTCAAGAAGTTTGGCTACACCGGAGAGCAGGCTTACCTGCTGTTGAGCTGTGCCCCGGTAGAAGGTCGGATCAGCGGGATTGTGGATATTCCGAACGCCTGTGCAACCCTGGCGATTCCCACCGAGATTTTCGACAAAAACATTCTGCCCGTTTAATTGCCTATTGGAGAACACAAAATGCCCCTCTACGAGTTTCGCTGTGACGAATGCGGCATCTTCGACGAATGGCGTGCGATGGCAGAGTGTAATGCTCCCGCCCAGTGCCCAGAATGCCAGCAGCCCGCAAAACGACTCTTCTCTGCACCTGCC from Leptolyngbya ohadii IS1 includes the following:
- the gltB gene encoding glutamate synthase large subunit, which gives rise to MNSNQNINQLPPRIPAKQGLYDPQFEHDACGVGFIVHMKGQSSHEIVEQALTILLNLDHRGACGAETNTGDGAGILIQVPHKFLQKVAAAEGITLPDARQYGVGVVYSSPDPVRREQSRRVFEQLVAEEGQRVLGWRIVPTDNSSLGETAKASEPVVQQVFIGRNPDLKDDLAFERKLYVIRKRSHSAIRASGIDPAWYPSSLSCRTMVYKGMLMPVQVGQYYPELHDPDLESALALVHSRFSTNTFPSWERSHPYRYIAHNGEINTLRGNINWMHARQSLFESEAFGEDIQKIRPVINIDGSDSLIFDNALELLVLAGRSLPHAMMMMIPEPWTAHESMSDEKKAFYEYHSCLMEPWDGPASIAFTDGTMMGAVLDRNGLRPSRYYVTHDDLVIMASEAGVLPIAPERVKQKGRLQPGRMFLVNMEEGRIVADEEIKQQIATEHPYREWLNQYLTDLEKLPGVSPADPVLETNPNLTTVTQRQIAFGYSFEEVRLLLTPMARDGVEAVGSMGSDTPLAVLSDRPKLLYDYFQQLFAQVTNPPIDSIREEIITSADTTIGAERNLLEPLPESCHLIKLKTPILSNEEMAKLKGLNADGFKSITLPSLFDPKLGVQGLEQAIESICEQADQAIENGVNILILSDREISAKQAPIPALLAVAGLHHHLIRKGSRTRVGIVLESGEPREVHHYATLIGYGCGGINPYLAFETIDDMIQQGLLVGVDYKTACKNYTKAATKGVVKVASKIGISTLQSYRGAQIFEAIGLNQTVIDRYFTWTASRIEGADLEVIAKEAVARHSHAFPDREVNGHTLDVGGEYQWRKEGEAHLFSPETIHALQKSVRTANYDQYKTYARLVNEQNQKHFTLRGLLDFKPRQPIPIEEVEPIGSIMARFKTGAMSYGSISKEAHEALAIAMNRIGGKSNTGEGGEDPERYTWTNDRGDSKNSAIKQVASGRFGVTSLYLSQAKEIQIKMAQGAKPGEGGQLPGRKVYPWIAKVRHSTPGVGLISPPPHHDIYSIEDLAELIHDLKNANRNARISVKLVSEVGVGTIAAGVSKAHADVVLISGFDGGTGASPQTSIKHAGLPWELGLAETHQTLVLNNLRSRIVVETDGQMKTGRDVVIAALLGAEEFGFATAPLVTLGCIMMRVCHLNTCPAGVATQDPQLRKNFVGDPEHTVNFMKFIAQETRELMAELGFRTLNEMVGRTDVLEAKQAIDHWKAKGLDISKILYQPEVDETIGKYCQIPQDHGLDKSLDMTVLLDLCKGAIENGESVKATLPIRNINRAVGTILGNEITKRHWQGLPENTVHLNFQGSAGQSFGAFVPKGVTLELEGDANDYFGKGLSGGKIILYPPKNSTFVAEENIIIGNVALYGATSGEVYIRGIAGERFGVRNSGVTAVVEAVGDHGCEYMTGGKVVVLGTTGRNFAAGMSGGVAYILDEAGDFAVRCNKQMVDLETLDDPEELAELHQIIENHANYTGSQKAIAVLENWEAMTPKFVKVMPRDYKRVLQAIKNAIDAGLSGDEALTAAFEENARDVARIGGS
- the gltD gene encoding glutamate synthase small subunit, with amino-acid sequence MGKPTGFIEFLRELPTELAPLDRIRNWDEFHLPMPDDRLRTQGARCMDCGTPFCHTGTLISGMASGCPINNLIPEWNDLVYRGLWQEALDRLHKTNNFPEFTGRVCPAPCEGSCVLGIHNPPVTIKNIEYSIVEKGWENGWINADPPAKRTGKKVAIIGSGPAGLAAAAQLNRAGHWVTVYERADRPGGLLMYGIPNMKLDKEQVVLRRLEILEKEGVQFICNTEVGKDLPAETLLNEYDAVVLCTGATKPRDLPIEGRPLKGIYFAMEFLTGNTKAVLDGQPGESFISAAGKDVVIIGGGDTGTDCVGTSIRHGCNSVNQLEIMPKPPSERAADNPWPEWPKVYKMDYGQEEAAAKYGGDPRLYLRTATHFEGDENGNVKAVHTVEVQWERNEKGQFIPKQIPGTEQVIPAQLVLLAMGFLGPEQPLLDALKLDRDSRSNVKADYGSYNTSIPGVFAAGDCRRGQSLVVWAINEGRGVARECDRFLMGVTDLP
- a CDS encoding cytochrome P450 gives rise to the protein MSSLTIPTATLPSNQSYSSHAQALRNDLISYVEGLAQQGDYLKIPLGFGLKAYFVNDAEAVQEILLKQAKKVEKPGNVKRVAKGVFGENLFTSDGELWQQLRSTLQPAFQAKRLNAQVEMMVDTTESAIASWKIGQVVDLSAAMMDLTLGITTQALFGQDLRHTPAADSLLSFLDLFSELISSFPIPLWIPTPKHLAIKHHFRVMNSYFRTWVAERKRSSQDGDDVLSMLVQAQQADASGRLSDQQICNEVSNLFAAGYEVVAHTLAFSCYLLTQYPDVEARLREELDRVLGDPSKTAARSGRPITAADLPQLSYLERVIKESMRLLPVTTVLSRQVIEEIQLPGGYTLPKGSLVLISPWTLQRRSDYFPDPLQFNPDRFQNPDNIPKFAYLPFSAGPRVCIGNLLAMMQMKVNLAILLQQYRFSIAPNYQFKPIYRFNTRPQGGLPVVIEERSRQGATTIN
- the fmdA gene encoding formamidase: MPKTLFKVDLTKPMDQQELPGHNRWHPDIPAVVSVNPGDVFRIECKDWTDGQIKNDDSSDDIRDVDLTVVHVLSGPIWVNGAEPGDILVVDLLDIGALQGDEWGFTGIFDQKNGGGFLTDHFPNPAKAIWDFQGIYTSSRHIPGVRFAGITHPGLIGCAPSHELLATWNQREAELVRTAPDRRTYGAGLSGDQPVLAALPNPQNAILGTLPKSEYERVAAEAARTVPPREHGGNCDIKNLSRGTRIYFPVYVEGAKLSMGDIHFSQGDGEISFCGAIEMSGYIDLHVDIIKGGVEKYGMTNPIFKPGPVEPRYSEYLVFEGISVDEFTGKQYYMDVHIAYRRACLNAIEYLKKFGYTGEQAYLLLSCAPVEGRISGIVDIPNACATLAIPTEIFDKNILPV
- a CDS encoding FmdB family zinc ribbon protein; its protein translation is MPLYEFRCDECGIFDEWRAMAECNAPAQCPECQQPAKRLFSAPALLSGSLRLKRENRDPQLVKREQAPEPPRAKSHVGGRPWMISH